In Candidatus Effluviviaceae Genus I sp., the genomic stretch ACCTGCACCCCCGTGCCAGCTCATCAAGGGAGAGCTCGAACACGAACACCGGCTGCTCGAGATCCCACGCGTCCAGCACGCCGCGAGAGATCATGCCGAGATGCCCGATCTCCCGCCCGCCTGCGGAGAGCACCGCCCCCTCCGCGCGGTCGAACAGCGGGCGGCCATCGTAGCAGCGCATGCCCAGGCTGTCAACCCCGAGCGCTTCCCCGAGGGCCCACAGGGCGCCCTTGCCGTCGAAGAAGTCGGTGGACCGGGACTGCCCGTCCCACGCCGGCCTTCCGGCCCGGCCCGTCATCGCCCCGGCCAGCGACCACGCCTCGGCGGTCGCCGTCCCCTGTCTCGAGAACACCTTCGCGATCTCGAAGACCCTGACGTCCTTCTCCCCCACGTTCCAGTTCGTCCGGACGACGTCCAGGAGACCCGGGACGGCGGTGGGACGAAGGAGCGGCGCGTCCCTGTTGATGGGGTTGGAGAGCGTCGGGGCGGCCGCAGGGTCCGCCCCCACGCGCTCGAGCACGGCCGGGCTCGTGAAGGAGCTCGTGAGCGCCTCGTAGAAGCCCAGGCCGACCATCGCCCCGCGGACCTGCGCGACGCGCGCGTCGCGCTTCTCGTAGCGCTCGTCGAGACCGCGGAAGGGCACCGCCGACGCGACGTTCTCGTATCCGTGCGACCGCGTGACCTCCTCGACGAGATCGGCCTCGAGCTCGATGTCGCGCCGGAAGCTCGGCACGCTCACGCGGAGCGCGTCGGCGTCCGGCGCCACGCCGAAACCGAGCGCGGCAAGGTGTCCGGCCGCGTCGGACGTCGAGACCCCGTCACCGAGCAGGCGCCGCACCGACGACATCCTGAGGGTGACCGGCGAGGGAGCCGGAAGGCCAGGGCCGACGTCCACGGCGCCGGGGGCCACCTGCCCTCCGGCGATCGACGCAATCAGGCCGCACACGCGGGCGGCGACGCGGTCCATGGCCGCCGTGTCCACGCCTCGCTCGAACCGCCACGAGGCCTCCGTCCGGAGCCCGACGCCGCGCGCGCCGCGCCTGACGATCACCGGGTCGAAGCAGGCGCACTCCAGGAGCACGGTCGTCGTGCCCTCGGTCACCTCGCTGCCCGCGCCGCCCATGACGCCGGCGAGGGCCACGGGGTGCGCCGCGTCGGCGATCACGAGCTGCGAGGGGCCGAGCTTGCGGGTGACCCCGTCGAGCGTGACGAGCTCCTCGCCCGCCGACGCGCGCCGCACGACGATGCGTCGCCCCTCGAGCGCCTCGAAGTCGAACGCGTGCACGGGGTGCCCGAGCTCGAGCATCGCGAAGTTCGTCGCGTCCACGACGTTGTTGATGGGCCGCTGCCCCACGCTCTCGAGCCTCTCGGCGAGCCACGCCGGGGAAGGGCCGACCTTCACTCCCGCGATCACGCGGGCGATGTACCGCGGACAGCCGGCGGGATCGAGGATCTCGACCCCCGTGAGGGCGGACGCGGGCGTGCCCGACTCGAGGAGGTCGACGCGCGGCTCCCTGAGCGGCGAGCGCGTCATCGCGGCGACCTCGCGGGCGACGCCGACGATGCCCGTGCAGTCCGGTCGGTTGGGCTGGACCTCGACGTCCACCGCGTCGGCCGTGAGCGCGAGCGCGCTGCGGATGTCCTCGCCGAGCGACGACGAGGGATCGAGCTCGATGATCCCCGCCGCGTCGTCGGAGACGCCGAGCTCGGCCGCCGACACGAGCATCCCGAACGAGCGCCTCCCGCGGATGGTCTGCTCGCCGATCGCGCGCCCGCCGGCGATGACGGCGCCGGGGAGCGCAAGCCCCGTCACGAGGCCGGCCCGCGCGTTCGGCGCGCCGCACACGACGCTCGCCGAGCCGCTGCCCCAGTCGACGACGCAGACGCTGAGGCTGTCGGCGTCCGGGTGTCGGTCAACGGTCACGATCTTCGCGACGACCACGCCCGTCGCGTCCGCGCCGGCCGGGCGCACGGGGACGGTCTCCGTGAGGC encodes the following:
- a CDS encoding phenylalanine--tRNA ligase subunit beta — translated: MKVSLAWLRDYVDFDMDAVELARRLTERLTETVPVRPAGADATGVVVAKIVTVDRHPDADSLSVCVVDWGSGSASVVCGAPNARAGLVTGLALPGAVIAGGRAIGEQTIRGRRSFGMLVSAAELGVSDDAAGIIELDPSSSLGEDIRSALALTADAVDVEVQPNRPDCTGIVGVAREVAAMTRSPLREPRVDLLESGTPASALTGVEILDPAGCPRYIARVIAGVKVGPSPAWLAERLESVGQRPINNVVDATNFAMLELGHPVHAFDFEALEGRRIVVRRASAGEELVTLDGVTRKLGPSQLVIADAAHPVALAGVMGGAGSEVTEGTTTVLLECACFDPVIVRRGARGVGLRTEASWRFERGVDTAAMDRVAARVCGLIASIAGGQVAPGAVDVGPGLPAPSPVTLRMSSVRRLLGDGVSTSDAAGHLAALGFGVAPDADALRVSVPSFRRDIELEADLVEEVTRSHGYENVASAVPFRGLDERYEKRDARVAQVRGAMVGLGFYEALTSSFTSPAVLERVGADPAAAPTLSNPINRDAPLLRPTAVPGLLDVVRTNWNVGEKDVRVFEIAKVFSRQGTATAEAWSLAGAMTGRAGRPAWDGQSRSTDFFDGKGALWALGEALGVDSLGMRCYDGRPLFDRAEGAVLSAGGREIGHLGMISRGVLDAWDLEQPVFVFELSLDELARGCRLVGKHERLPRYPKVRRDVALILDDGTPAAGVLDVVGGHGEALLQSVEVFDLYRGSQLPAGKKSLGLSLTYMSRERTLTDAEVDEAHGRVVNRLLKELGASLRK